One Phocaeicola dorei genomic region harbors:
- a CDS encoding FecR family protein: MSKLNEDIIIRYLENRCSEEDFVLINEWMKESDENAGELFRMEEIYQLGKFPFEEENLVAKAERRLGRRLEQENQKRQEVFKLKSVLRYAAAIVGVIVLAAGLAYWFRNKAEELVVASAAHGQVREMLLPDGTKVWLNQSSVLKYPRAFEGKERHVYLDGEAYFEVARNHEKPFTVKSQAMDVRVLGTSFNIKCRPDNSFAETTLVEGEVEVKDKSDKGRITLLPGQKAVLNRVTGRMQVKQVDPKMEIVWHNDLIPFEKSSIFQIAAALERFYGVKIILSPDVDSTNTYSGVLKKKDNIESVLNSLRNSIPFNYKKVDDNNIFISSETK, encoded by the coding sequence ATGAGTAAACTTAACGAAGATATTATTATCAGGTATTTGGAAAACCGATGCTCGGAGGAGGATTTTGTTCTTATCAATGAATGGATGAAAGAATCTGATGAGAATGCCGGAGAGTTATTCCGTATGGAGGAGATTTATCAGTTAGGTAAATTCCCCTTTGAGGAGGAAAATCTGGTAGCGAAGGCAGAGCGCAGGTTGGGTAGAAGATTGGAACAGGAAAATCAAAAGAGACAGGAGGTGTTCAAGCTTAAGAGTGTGTTGCGTTATGCAGCTGCTATAGTGGGCGTGATAGTGCTGGCTGCGGGATTGGCCTATTGGTTCCGGAATAAAGCGGAGGAATTGGTGGTAGCATCGGCTGCTCATGGACAAGTGCGTGAGATGTTGTTGCCTGACGGGACAAAAGTATGGTTGAACCAGTCGTCTGTTTTAAAATATCCGCGTGCTTTTGAAGGTAAAGAACGTCATGTATATCTGGATGGGGAGGCTTATTTTGAAGTGGCACGTAATCATGAGAAACCTTTTACGGTAAAAAGCCAGGCAATGGATGTCAGGGTCTTGGGAACCTCTTTCAATATAAAATGCCGTCCGGATAACAGTTTTGCTGAAACGACTCTGGTAGAGGGGGAAGTTGAGGTAAAAGATAAATCAGATAAAGGCAGAATTACTTTGTTACCGGGACAAAAGGCTGTTTTAAACAGGGTGACAGGGCGGATGCAGGTAAAACAGGTCGATCCCAAGATGGAGATAGTCTGGCATAATGATTTGATTCCATTTGAAAAATCATCTATTTTCCAGATTGCGGCAGCATTGGAACGGTTCTATGGGGTGAAGATTATCCTTTCACCGGATGTAGACAGTACCAATACTTATTCAGGAGTGCTGAAAAAGAAAGATAATATAGAGTCTGTGCTGAATTCTTTGCGTAACTCTATTCCTTTCAATTATAAGAAAGTAGATGATAACAATATATTTATCTCATCGGAAACGAAATAA
- a CDS encoding RNA polymerase sigma-70 factor, whose translation MNEELDDTYKAVFRQCYPKLLFYATRLVGTEEAEDVVQDVFVELWRRRDSVVIGEQILAFLYRSVYTKAINLLKHQVIENNYSAAMIEIYERKLQYYQPDHAEVIKKIENQELRQEIFEAINELPDKCKEVFKLSYLHDMKNKEIADTLGISLRTVEAHMYKALKFLRERLSHLLLSLIIFSAKLLSVFTS comes from the coding sequence ATGAACGAGGAACTTGATGACACCTATAAGGCCGTCTTTCGTCAATGCTATCCTAAGCTGTTGTTTTATGCGACACGGCTGGTCGGTACCGAAGAAGCCGAAGATGTAGTGCAGGATGTTTTTGTGGAGTTGTGGAGGCGGAGAGATTCAGTCGTCATAGGAGAGCAGATTTTAGCTTTCCTTTATCGTTCTGTATATACCAAGGCTATAAATTTATTGAAGCATCAGGTTATAGAGAACAACTACAGTGCGGCAATGATAGAAATCTATGAACGAAAATTGCAATATTACCAGCCGGATCATGCTGAAGTTATTAAAAAGATAGAGAATCAGGAATTACGTCAGGAAATTTTTGAAGCGATTAATGAATTGCCGGATAAATGTAAGGAGGTGTTCAAACTGAGTTATCTTCATGATATGAAAAACAAGGAAATTGCTGATACTCTTGGTATTTCTTTACGTACCGTAGAGGCACATATGTATAAGGCCTTGAAATTTTTGCGCGAACGTCTCAGCCATTTATTATTGTCATTGATTATATTTTCAGCAAAACTGCTAAGTGTTTTTACAAGTTGA
- a CDS encoding GH92 family glycosyl hydrolase has product MKTPVLALFISLVAFGACVSNKQTQPSTDYTQLVNPFIGTDFTGNTYPGAQAPFGMVQLSPDNGLPGWDRISGYFYPDSTIAGFSHTHLSGTGAGDLYDISFMPVTLPYQEAEAPLGIYSKFSHADEEASAGYYRVLLKDYDINVELTATERCGIQRYTFPEGESAVFLNLKKAMNWDFTNDSYIEIIDSCTIQGYRFSEGWARDQHVYFRTRFSKPFASVEMDTTAITLKGKRVGTAYIARFNFDTEKGEQIVLSTALSGVSMEGAAKNMAAEAPHNDFDKYLAETKDNWNRQLGKIEITGDNKDDKVNFYTALYHTMIAPTIYSDVDGSYYGPDKKIHQTDGWVNYGTFSLWDTYRAAHPLFTYTEPQRVNDMVKSFIAFYEQNGRLPVWNFWGSETDMMIGYHAVPVIVDAYLKGIGDFDAEKALEACVTTANLDNYRGIGLYKKLGYIPYNIKDEYNAENWSLSKTLEYAFDDYCIAEMARKMGRTQLADEFYKRSQNYRNVFNPASSFMQPIDDKGIFQPNFSPDDYTAHICESNGWQYFWSVQQDIKGLIALTGGKDRFTEKLDSMFTYIPASNADLPLFSTGMIGQYAHGNEPSHHVIYLYNKVRQPWKTQKYAAQVMHDLYFNAPAGLCGNEDCGQMSAWYVFSAMGFYPVNPVSGEYEIGTPLFSEIQMHLDNGKTFTVLAPGVSRENIYIQSVKVNGQPYDKSYITHRQIMDGATVEFEMGPEPGNIWYR; this is encoded by the coding sequence ATGAAAACACCTGTTCTCGCGCTATTCATTTCTTTAGTGGCATTTGGAGCCTGTGTGTCCAATAAACAAACCCAGCCGTCAACCGATTATACCCAATTGGTGAATCCGTTTATCGGAACCGATTTTACCGGCAATACTTATCCGGGAGCGCAAGCGCCTTTCGGAATGGTACAACTTAGTCCGGATAACGGCTTGCCCGGATGGGACCGTATTTCCGGCTATTTTTATCCGGACAGTACGATTGCCGGATTCAGTCATACCCATTTGTCGGGGACGGGAGCCGGAGACTTGTATGATATCTCTTTTATGCCTGTTACTTTGCCTTATCAGGAAGCGGAAGCTCCTTTAGGCATCTATTCCAAATTCTCTCATGCGGATGAAGAGGCTTCAGCAGGTTACTATCGCGTGTTGCTGAAAGATTATGATATCAATGTGGAATTAACTGCTACAGAGCGTTGCGGCATCCAGCGTTATACGTTTCCTGAAGGGGAGTCGGCTGTCTTTCTGAATCTGAAGAAAGCGATGAATTGGGATTTTACCAATGATTCTTATATTGAAATAATTGACTCATGCACTATTCAGGGATATCGTTTTTCTGAAGGATGGGCAAGAGACCAGCATGTGTATTTTCGTACTCGTTTCTCCAAACCGTTTGCTTCGGTAGAGATGGATACTACTGCCATTACTTTGAAAGGTAAACGTGTAGGTACGGCTTATATCGCCCGCTTTAATTTTGATACGGAAAAAGGAGAACAGATTGTTCTGAGTACTGCTCTTTCGGGAGTGAGCATGGAAGGTGCCGCTAAAAACATGGCGGCTGAGGCACCTCACAATGATTTCGATAAATATTTGGCTGAAACTAAAGATAATTGGAACCGCCAGCTAGGAAAAATAGAAATAACAGGTGACAACAAGGACGATAAGGTCAATTTCTATACAGCATTGTATCATACTATGATTGCCCCGACTATTTACAGTGATGTGGACGGGTCTTATTATGGTCCCGATAAGAAAATTCATCAGACGGATGGTTGGGTGAATTATGGAACCTTTTCATTGTGGGATACTTATCGTGCCGCACATCCGTTATTTACTTATACGGAACCTCAACGTGTCAATGATATGGTGAAATCATTCATTGCTTTTTATGAACAGAACGGACGTTTGCCGGTATGGAACTTTTGGGGAAGTGAAACTGATATGATGATTGGCTACCATGCTGTGCCTGTTATTGTTGATGCTTATTTGAAAGGTATTGGTGATTTTGATGCTGAGAAGGCATTGGAGGCTTGTGTGACTACTGCTAATTTGGATAATTATCGTGGCATTGGTTTGTATAAAAAGTTAGGATATATACCTTATAATATAAAGGATGAATATAATGCGGAAAATTGGTCGCTTTCCAAGACATTAGAATATGCTTTTGATGATTATTGCATAGCCGAAATGGCCCGGAAGATGGGGAGGACTCAATTAGCGGACGAATTCTACAAGCGTTCTCAGAATTATCGCAATGTGTTCAATCCGGCATCAAGCTTCATGCAGCCGATAGATGATAAAGGAATATTCCAACCTAATTTCAGCCCGGATGACTACACTGCCCATATTTGTGAAAGTAACGGTTGGCAGTACTTTTGGTCTGTACAGCAGGATATTAAGGGGTTAATTGCCTTGACTGGTGGTAAGGATCGTTTTACAGAAAAGTTGGATAGTATGTTTACTTATATCCCGGCTAGTAATGCAGATTTGCCTCTTTTCAGTACAGGTATGATTGGTCAGTATGCTCATGGTAATGAGCCTAGCCATCATGTGATTTATCTATATAATAAGGTACGTCAGCCTTGGAAAACTCAGAAGTATGCGGCGCAGGTCATGCATGACCTTTATTTCAATGCACCTGCCGGACTGTGTGGTAATGAGGATTGTGGACAGATGTCTGCTTGGTATGTATTCAGTGCTATGGGATTTTATCCTGTCAATCCGGTAAGTGGTGAATATGAGATTGGTACGCCGTTGTTCTCCGAAATACAGATGCATTTGGATAATGGAAAAACGTTCACAGTACTGGCCCCTGGAGTAAGTCGTGAAAATATCTATATCCAGTCGGTGAAAGTAAATGGGCAACCATACGATAAGAGCTATATCACACACCGGCAAATAATGGACGGTGCTACTGTAGAATTTGAAATGGGTCCGGAACCGGGAAATATTTGGTATAGATAA
- a CDS encoding ATP-dependent Clp protease adaptor ClpS, whose product MEQQQSSYKEKERIDLHEPRRFKVIIFNDDFTTMEFVVKILTTVFFKSTMEAEALMIQVHKSESAVVGIYTYDIARSKVQKATRMAREEGFPLRLTVTPEEE is encoded by the coding sequence ATGGAACAACAACAATCATCTTATAAAGAAAAAGAACGTATAGACCTTCACGAGCCGCGACGCTTCAAAGTTATCATTTTCAATGACGACTTTACTACAATGGAATTTGTTGTAAAGATATTAACTACCGTTTTTTTCAAATCAACGATGGAAGCAGAAGCTTTGATGATACAGGTACATAAAAGTGAATCGGCCGTAGTAGGCATCTATACGTATGATATCGCCCGGTCAAAAGTACAAAAAGCCACCCGTATGGCTCGTGAAGAGGGATTCCCTCTCCGACTCACGGTTACACCGGAAGAAGAATAA
- a CDS encoding AAA family ATPase — protein sequence MDIPNTDSVNYAFASAQSQAMQYRHEFITPEHLLSALLKQVPFQKALAECFCTPEELSQSISEYLSKEVERVPQEIEYELEISGQLSELLQYAYMTISHSSAEEMDVPHLVQGMLQLEDSWAGYLLKKTVGEDMPEFFSTLISNYEHMNQFQEETSSEQEKSEPWRNYVTCLNEGLQDRNPLIGRDVELERTIQVLCRKEKNNPLHVGEPGVGKTALAYGLAARIEAGNVPERLTGCRIYELDLGNLLAGTQYRGEFEKRLKAIMEGIRKEGHAIVYIDEIHNLIGAGRTGDGSMDASNMLKPYLEGGEIRFIGSTTYEEFNRYFSRSRGLVRRFQQIDIQEPGIEETIHIVEGLKEKYETFHGVIYEEGVIAYAVTAAARYISDRFLPDKAIDLVDEAGAYREIHPTDTEKQTVDKALITDILARICKVDVLAMKEEDNATLETLHERISAKIYGQEEAVCQVVEAVQMAKAGLLDENKPLASLLFVGPTGVGKTEVAKVLASELGIALQRFDMSEYTEKHTVAKLIGSPAGYVGYEDGGLLTDAIRKTPNCVLLLDEIEKAHPDVFNILLQVMDYAVLTDNKGRKADCRHVILIMTSNAGAQFAHQASIGFGGQVAAGEAMLKQVKKTFKPEFINRLSATVVFHDMDYGMASLILNKKLGELRNKLSARHVEMELSLEAYKHLLKLGFTKEYGAREMDRAIASHLKPLLMREILFGTLKTGGKVEVTVENGQLSLQVLKEQQA from the coding sequence ATGGATATACCAAATACCGATTCGGTGAACTACGCTTTCGCTTCTGCGCAGAGCCAAGCGATGCAATATCGGCATGAATTTATCACGCCCGAACACTTATTGAGCGCATTGCTGAAACAAGTTCCTTTTCAAAAAGCATTGGCAGAGTGTTTTTGTACCCCGGAAGAACTGTCCCAGTCCATTTCCGAATATCTGTCAAAAGAAGTGGAACGAGTTCCTCAAGAAATAGAATATGAATTGGAAATTTCAGGTCAACTCTCCGAGCTGCTGCAATATGCCTATATGACAATCAGCCATTCAAGCGCAGAAGAAATGGATGTTCCTCATCTGGTACAAGGAATGCTTCAACTGGAAGATTCATGGGCTGGCTATCTGTTAAAAAAAACAGTGGGCGAAGATATGCCGGAATTCTTCAGCACCCTCATTTCAAATTACGAGCACATGAATCAGTTTCAAGAGGAAACTTCCTCTGAGCAAGAGAAAAGCGAGCCTTGGCGTAACTATGTTACCTGCCTCAACGAGGGCCTGCAAGACCGGAATCCGCTTATAGGCAGGGATGTGGAATTGGAACGCACCATTCAGGTTCTCTGCCGCAAAGAAAAGAACAATCCTCTGCACGTGGGCGAACCGGGAGTGGGAAAAACCGCACTGGCCTACGGACTGGCCGCACGTATAGAAGCAGGCAATGTTCCCGAACGTCTCACAGGTTGTCGTATCTACGAGCTGGATTTAGGCAACTTATTGGCCGGTACACAATATCGGGGTGAGTTCGAGAAAAGGCTGAAAGCCATTATGGAAGGAATACGGAAAGAAGGACACGCCATTGTATATATAGATGAAATACATAACCTGATAGGCGCCGGACGGACGGGAGACGGTTCGATGGATGCCTCTAATATGCTCAAGCCTTATCTGGAAGGAGGAGAGATCCGATTTATCGGCTCCACTACTTACGAAGAATTCAACCGCTATTTTTCGCGTAGCAGAGGATTAGTACGGCGTTTCCAACAGATTGACATACAAGAACCGGGAATCGAGGAAACCATCCACATAGTGGAAGGGTTAAAAGAAAAATACGAAACGTTCCACGGAGTGATTTATGAAGAAGGAGTGATAGCGTATGCCGTTACAGCCGCCGCACGGTACATCAGCGACCGTTTCTTGCCCGACAAGGCCATAGACCTGGTAGACGAAGCCGGTGCTTATCGTGAGATCCACCCCACAGATACAGAAAAACAAACGGTGGACAAAGCATTGATAACCGATATACTGGCACGTATCTGTAAAGTGGATGTACTTGCCATGAAGGAAGAAGACAATGCCACATTAGAAACCTTGCATGAACGCATCAGTGCAAAGATATACGGTCAGGAAGAAGCTGTCTGCCAAGTGGTGGAAGCCGTACAAATGGCCAAAGCCGGGCTACTGGACGAAAACAAACCACTGGCAAGCCTTCTCTTCGTCGGCCCCACCGGTGTGGGAAAGACAGAGGTAGCCAAAGTATTGGCTTCCGAACTAGGTATCGCCCTGCAACGCTTTGACATGAGCGAATATACGGAAAAGCATACAGTGGCCAAACTCATCGGCTCACCTGCCGGATATGTAGGTTATGAAGACGGTGGACTGCTGACAGATGCTATCCGCAAAACTCCCAATTGTGTGTTACTGCTTGACGAAATCGAGAAAGCACATCCCGATGTGTTCAATATTCTGCTGCAAGTTATGGACTATGCCGTACTGACGGATAACAAAGGACGAAAAGCGGACTGCCGTCATGTGATACTTATCATGACCTCCAATGCCGGAGCGCAATTCGCACACCAAGCCTCTATAGGTTTCGGCGGACAGGTTGCTGCTGGAGAGGCAATGTTGAAACAAGTTAAGAAAACTTTCAAGCCTGAATTTATCAACCGGTTGTCTGCAACAGTTGTTTTCCATGATATGGATTACGGAATGGCTTCCCTCATCCTAAACAAAAAGCTCGGCGAACTGAGAAACAAGCTGTCGGCGCGTCATGTAGAAATGGAACTCAGCCTGGAAGCCTATAAACATCTGCTGAAGCTAGGTTTTACCAAAGAATATGGGGCCAGAGAAATGGACAGGGCAATTGCCTCGCATCTGAAACCACTGCTTATGCGTGAAATTCTATTCGGAACATTAAAAACGGGAGGCAAAGTGGAAGTGACAGTAGAGAACGGACAATTGAGCTTGCAAGTACTCAAAGAGCAACAAGCCTAA
- the aat gene encoding leucyl/phenylalanyl-tRNA--protein transferase has product MVFQLTQKLVFPDPYYGEPDGLLAVGGDLSVDRLILAYSNGIFPWYAFREKQIQWWCPLKRFVIFPNEIHISHSMRTLMNKGRYGVSFNQAFHEVIQTCGNLRMEEAGAWLGEDIMKAYTRLHEQGFAASVEVWEESCLVGGLYGVTLGKCFFGESMFSLVPNASKLALIYLAQTFQELGGTLIDCQFETPHLKSMGGRYIDYEEYMRYVQEPFESL; this is encoded by the coding sequence ATGGTCTTTCAACTAACTCAAAAACTTGTTTTCCCCGACCCTTACTATGGCGAGCCGGACGGACTATTGGCTGTGGGTGGTGACCTCTCTGTAGACCGCCTCATCCTTGCCTATTCCAATGGCATATTTCCCTGGTATGCTTTCCGTGAAAAACAGATACAATGGTGGTGTCCCCTGAAACGGTTTGTGATTTTCCCTAACGAAATTCACATTTCCCACTCCATGCGTACCCTTATGAACAAAGGACGATACGGAGTTAGTTTTAACCAGGCATTTCATGAAGTGATTCAAACTTGCGGTAATCTGCGGATGGAAGAAGCGGGAGCATGGTTGGGAGAGGATATCATGAAAGCCTACACCCGCCTGCATGAACAAGGTTTTGCAGCCAGTGTGGAAGTATGGGAAGAATCTTGCCTGGTCGGCGGGCTCTATGGAGTCACTTTGGGAAAGTGTTTTTTTGGTGAAAGTATGTTTTCTTTGGTTCCTAATGCGTCGAAACTGGCGCTTATCTATCTGGCACAAACATTTCAAGAATTGGGAGGGACCTTGATAGATTGTCAATTTGAGACACCACACTTAAAGTCAATGGGTGGAAGGTATATAGACTATGAGGAGTATATGAGGTATGTGCAGGAACCTTTCGAGTCTCTGTAA
- a CDS encoding MATE family efflux transporter: MNYTYRQIWLINFPIMMSVLMEQLINITDAVFLGHVGEVELGASALAGIYYLVTYMLGFGFSIGLQVMIACRNGEQNYAETGRTFFQGLFFLSGLALSLYLLIQGLSPFLLKQLITSPEIYQAITDYLDWRSFGLLFSFPFLALRAFFVGITKTRTLSWSAIAAVLINIPFNYLLIFTLKFGIAGSAIASTLAEMVSLIILLVYMWRKIDKNKYGLQSVVDGKLLKRLFYLSVWSMLHSFISMAPWFLFFVAIEHLGKMELAVSNITRSVSTLFFVIVSSLGTTNSSLVSNLVGAGQRKGVFPICHKIIKMGYAIGLPLVGIALLCNYWIIRFYTNNETLVQHTVPPFIVMLFNYVFAVPGYVYISAVTGTGKTKIAFIFQMVTIMVYLLYLYWLSHCIYAPLAVYMTTEYLFVIMLGIQSVIYLKRKHY, translated from the coding sequence ATGAATTATACATATAGACAAATATGGCTCATCAACTTTCCCATAATGATGAGCGTTTTAATGGAGCAATTAATCAATATTACCGATGCCGTCTTTCTGGGCCATGTCGGTGAAGTGGAACTTGGCGCATCTGCCTTAGCAGGAATATATTATCTGGTAACTTATATGCTAGGCTTCGGTTTCAGCATAGGGCTGCAAGTCATGATTGCCTGCAGGAATGGAGAACAGAACTATGCCGAGACAGGACGTACCTTCTTTCAAGGACTCTTTTTCCTTTCCGGACTAGCGCTCTCTTTATATTTGTTGATACAGGGCCTTTCCCCCTTCCTTTTGAAACAATTAATTACCTCACCGGAAATCTATCAGGCTATAACGGACTATCTGGACTGGCGCAGTTTCGGACTTTTATTTTCATTTCCCTTTCTGGCACTCCGGGCTTTTTTTGTGGGAATAACAAAGACCAGGACCTTATCTTGGTCTGCAATAGCAGCCGTACTTATCAACATCCCTTTCAATTATCTATTGATATTTACCTTAAAGTTTGGGATAGCAGGATCGGCAATAGCCTCAACGCTGGCAGAAATGGTATCTTTAATCATTCTCCTTGTCTATATGTGGAGAAAGATTGATAAAAACAAATATGGACTACAATCGGTAGTTGATGGAAAACTATTGAAAAGACTGTTTTACCTGTCCGTATGGAGCATGCTGCATTCTTTTATCAGCATGGCGCCATGGTTCCTGTTCTTCGTCGCCATCGAACATTTAGGAAAGATGGAACTGGCCGTATCCAACATTACCCGCAGCGTTTCCACCCTTTTTTTTGTGATTGTCAGTTCTTTAGGAACCACCAACAGTTCCTTGGTAAGCAATCTTGTAGGAGCTGGACAACGAAAAGGTGTTTTTCCTATCTGCCACAAAATCATCAAAATGGGATATGCCATCGGTCTTCCACTGGTAGGAATCGCATTGCTTTGTAATTATTGGATTATCAGATTTTACACCAACAATGAAACACTGGTGCAACACACTGTCCCCCCTTTCATCGTTATGCTGTTTAATTATGTATTCGCAGTGCCCGGATATGTTTACATCAGTGCTGTCACTGGAACCGGAAAGACAAAAATTGCCTTTATCTTTCAAATGGTTACCATTATGGTATATCTTCTTTATCTTTACTGGCTGAGCCACTGTATATATGCACCTCTAGCGGTATATATGACAACAGAATATCTGTTTGTCATCATGTTAGGAATACAATCTGTCATTTACTTGAAAAGGAAGCATTACTAA
- a CDS encoding LuxR C-terminal-related transcriptional regulator → MSVTDVTREELWAKQHLSCKNIDYAVWERDKSMLRKLSRINGGCSFVVDVYKGCYAYASTGFVDWLGYDRHKIETLEKQGDYLESRIHPHDRSLLEDLQVRLGKFIYNQPLEHRNDYCNVYSFRILNARGNYVRVTSRHQVLEQSHDGKAWLIIGNMSMAPGQKESEQVECTVLNLRNGEMFSPGVVIMNPVVSLTGREMEILRLIQRGFLSKEIADKLCISIYTVHIHRQNLLRKLGVHNSLEAIRLGQESGLLS, encoded by the coding sequence ATGAGTGTAACAGATGTCACCCGTGAGGAATTGTGGGCAAAGCAACATTTGTCTTGCAAAAACATAGATTATGCAGTATGGGAACGGGATAAATCCATGCTCCGGAAGTTATCTAGAATCAATGGCGGCTGTTCTTTCGTGGTGGATGTATATAAAGGATGTTATGCGTATGCTTCTACGGGTTTTGTCGATTGGTTGGGATATGACAGGCACAAGATAGAAACATTGGAAAAACAGGGTGATTATCTGGAGTCGCGTATTCATCCGCATGATCGTTCCCTATTGGAAGACTTGCAAGTCAGGCTGGGGAAGTTCATTTATAACCAGCCTTTGGAACATCGGAATGACTATTGTAATGTATATAGTTTTCGTATACTCAATGCTCGTGGTAACTATGTGCGTGTAACAAGCAGGCATCAAGTTTTGGAACAGAGCCATGACGGAAAAGCATGGCTCATTATAGGGAATATGAGTATGGCCCCCGGTCAGAAAGAATCAGAACAGGTGGAATGTACTGTTCTGAATCTGAGAAATGGAGAAATGTTTTCACCCGGTGTGGTGATAATGAATCCGGTTGTCAGTCTTACCGGACGTGAAATGGAGATATTACGCCTCATCCAACGAGGATTCTTAAGCAAAGAAATTGCCGATAAATTATGTATCAGTATTTATACCGTCCATATTCACCGGCAAAATCTGTTGCGTAAGCTGGGAGTACACAACTCTTTGGAGGCGATACGCCTGGGACAGGAGTCGGGGCTGTTAAGCTGA
- a CDS encoding alpha-galactosidase D: MNMRNLFLTLAFGLCSGIFAQNTTVFESPIMGWSSWNTYRVHINDTLIIRQADAMVQKGLKEVGYSYVNVDDGFFGWRDERGVMQTHPERFPNGLKGVADHIHSLGLKAGIYSDAGSNTCGSIWDKDMNGIGSGLYGHEFQDATLYFKEWGFDFIKIDYCGAGQELNLEEEKRYTEIRQAIDNLGCGHVSINICRWAFPGTWARNIARSWRISADIRPEWGSVKYIINKNLYLSAYAGEGHYNDMDMLEIGRGLKPEEEEVHFGMWCIMSSPLLIGCDLTTIPEASLKLLKNKELIALNQDPLGLQAYVVQHENEGYVLVKDIERKRGNVRAVALYNPSDTICNFTVPMNILELGGKVKVRDLMKQQDLPEIKGGVLNRELPPHSVLILRMESEKRLEPTVYEAEWAYLPCFNDLGKTPKSIVYVPLHEASGGMKVSYLGGRKENFAEWKEVYSEQGGKYEMTIRYVPKADRKLEVCVNNEKRILLDSLSADETQKIASITVPVHLKAGYNKVRMGSSFCWAPDIDCFTLKKVSE; the protein is encoded by the coding sequence ATGAATATGAGAAATTTGTTTTTGACTTTAGCTTTTGGTCTATGTTCCGGCATATTCGCCCAAAATACGACAGTTTTTGAATCTCCTATTATGGGGTGGAGCTCATGGAATACCTATCGGGTTCATATCAATGACACCTTAATAATAAGACAAGCGGATGCTATGGTGCAGAAAGGGTTGAAAGAAGTGGGCTATTCCTATGTGAATGTAGATGACGGTTTTTTTGGATGGCGGGATGAAAGAGGAGTGATGCAAACACATCCCGAACGTTTTCCGAACGGATTGAAGGGGGTGGCTGATCATATTCATTCTTTAGGATTAAAAGCCGGCATTTATTCGGATGCGGGAAGCAATACTTGTGGTTCTATCTGGGATAAAGATATGAACGGAATAGGTTCCGGTTTGTATGGACATGAATTTCAGGATGCCACGTTGTATTTTAAAGAGTGGGGATTTGATTTTATCAAAATTGATTATTGCGGAGCCGGTCAGGAATTGAATTTGGAAGAGGAAAAGCGATATACAGAGATTCGTCAGGCTATAGATAATCTGGGTTGCGGACATGTTTCTATTAATATCTGTCGATGGGCTTTCCCGGGTACTTGGGCTAGAAACATTGCTCGTTCATGGCGAATCAGTGCGGATATCCGTCCGGAGTGGGGATCAGTAAAGTATATTATCAATAAAAATCTTTATCTGTCTGCCTATGCGGGAGAAGGTCATTATAATGATATGGATATGTTGGAAATAGGCCGGGGGCTAAAGCCTGAAGAGGAAGAGGTGCATTTTGGAATGTGGTGCATCATGAGTTCACCTTTGTTGATAGGATGTGATCTGACAACCATTCCGGAGGCGTCATTAAAACTGTTGAAAAATAAAGAACTGATAGCTTTGAACCAAGACCCTTTAGGATTACAGGCATACGTAGTTCAGCATGAAAATGAAGGGTATGTGTTGGTGAAAGATATAGAACGGAAGCGTGGTAATGTACGTGCGGTTGCTTTATACAATCCTTCGGACACGATTTGTAACTTTACAGTTCCGATGAATATTTTGGAATTAGGAGGAAAAGTTAAGGTACGAGACCTGATGAAACAGCAGGATTTACCGGAGATAAAAGGGGGTGTTCTGAATCGGGAATTGCCTCCCCATAGTGTGCTGATTTTACGTATGGAGTCCGAAAAGAGGTTGGAACCGACTGTTTATGAAGCGGAATGGGCTTATCTGCCTTGTTTCAATGATTTGGGAAAGACTCCGAAAAGCATCGTATATGTTCCGTTACATGAAGCATCCGGAGGCATGAAGGTAAGCTATCTGGGAGGGCGAAAAGAGAATTTTGCAGAATGGAAAGAGGTGTACAGTGAGCAAGGCGGTAAATACGAAATGACTATCCGCTATGTGCCTAAAGCAGACCGTAAGCTGGAAGTCTGTGTGAATAATGAAAAAAGGATTCTTCTTGATTCGCTGTCGGCGGATGAAACTCAAAAAATAGCTTCGATTACTGTTCCGGTGCATTTGAAAGCAGGGTATAATAAGGTACGTATGGGAAGTTCATTTTGCTGGGCTCCGGATATTGACTGTTTTACTTTGAAAAAAGTAAGTGAGTAA